The DNA region AAGGCAATATAAGAAGCGGACGGCGGGATGTTCTGGTCCTAGATCGGGATGTTGCAGAAATTCAGCAACATCGTTGCCAGAAGTGAAGCAATCGCTGTTGCCACATAGCAGGAAAGCATGGATGCCGTTGTCGCTGTCCCCCTGGATCAGGTATTCTGTCAGTTGCTGGTACATACCGAGGTCGATTGCATTACGTTTGTCCGGGCGGTTGAACTTGAGAACCCGTACTCCTTGAGTGTCGTGAACCTGGATAGTGGTCATAATATCTGCCCTGATAGTTAGGTTGCCTGATCCGCAGTGTAAGGCATGGCGTTAGATATTCAAACACTTGTTTGATTTTCTCTTGCGGTATCAACGAGTGATGTACTTTCGTGTGTCGATCAGCGCTAGCAATCGCCGCATGTCACATAAAGGAGAATGCACAGGATGCAAGCAAAGTGGAAATATGCTGCCGGAACTGCCGTTTTATTGGCAGCCGTATTGTATATAGTGAGTGTCTGGTGGAGTGTGGAGCCGGACGTGCTGGAACCGCAGGTGCTTAACGATAGCAGTGGTCAGCCAGTGATTGGTTACGCTACGACAACAGCACTGATCGACACCATCGACACTTTGCTAGATAAGCCGGGTGGCTGGTTGTCCAATGACGTGATGCCGCCTTCGGTGATGATGGACAATATGCCAGCATTCGAGTTTGGTGCGCTGGAGCAAATCCGCGATTTAGCATTGGTGATGCGTAAAGAGTTTAGCCGCTCTCAGTCCCAGTCAACGGCCGATAAAGATCTGCTTGAAGCCCATTCTAAACTCAATATCGATCACACTAGCTGGTTAGTTCCCAGTGCTGAAAGTGAATATCGCGATGCTGTTAAACTGCTGAAACTGTATCGTGCCCGCATGGCTGACTCGCAAAATAAAGATGCTCAGTTCTACGCGCGTGCTGACAATCTAAATGAGTGGTTGAAAGAGGTACAAAAACGCCTAGGCAGCCTGTCACAACAATTGTCTGCCAGTGTCGGTCAGGAGCGGTTAAATACCGATCTTGCGGGCGATAGTGCGGCGCGGCAGTCAACACCAGCGCAATCCCAAATGCAGGTAAAAACCAGTTGGTGGCAGATTGACGATGTGTTTTACGAGGCGCGTGGCTCCACTTGGGCGCTACTGAATTTTATGAAGGCCATCGAAGTCGATTT from Shewanella dokdonensis includes:
- a CDS encoding DUF2333 family protein, which codes for MQAKWKYAAGTAVLLAAVLYIVSVWWSVEPDVLEPQVLNDSSGQPVIGYATTTALIDTIDTLLDKPGGWLSNDVMPPSVMMDNMPAFEFGALEQIRDLALVMRKEFSRSQSQSTADKDLLEAHSKLNIDHTSWLVPSAESEYRDAVKLLKLYRARMADSQNKDAQFYARADNLNEWLKEVQKRLGSLSQQLSASVGQERLNTDLAGDSAARQSTPAQSQMQVKTSWWQIDDVFYEARGSTWALLNFMKAIEVDFADVLKKKNAEVSLRQIIRELESTQQTVWSPIILNGSGFGFVANHSLVMANYVSRANAAVIDLTNLLSQG